ACTTAGAATCTCAACATTCTTTGGAGATGTGGTAATGTATTCCCagagaataatcataatcattgatgCACATTATCTTTCATCTGATTTTTAATCCTCCTTATTTTGCTTTTCAGGGAGGAAGGCAGTAGAGAGTACCAAAGATATGAAACATAGAATAACTGAGCTTTATTATGTGAAATTTCAAGGTGGAGCTTGAAATGATATGTTGGACACCAAGGAAAACTGCTGTTTTGTGCTCGGTTATGCTGAACCAAAGATGTGTGATAATCAACAGGAGACAATTATGGAATCCTTATTTTCTTCCCAGAAGATtaataagtgaagaaaaaaagagaaaaatcttagaagaacgaaagaagatgAGGGAAGAATTCCAGGTAAAAGAAGCACAGTGGGAGAGCCTGGTGGACAGAAGCCTATTGTTAGATAAAGATGTGAAGATTTACGAGGAACATAAAGCTGCAGTTGTTCGAGGCCATTTTACATATGACGACCC
The DNA window shown above is from Penaeus vannamei isolate JL-2024 chromosome 12, ASM4276789v1, whole genome shotgun sequence and carries:
- the LOC113811942 gene encoding uncharacterized protein, with product MICWTPRKTAVLCSVMLNQRCVIINRRQLWNPYFLPRRLISEEKKRKILEERKKMREEFQVKEAQWESLVDRSLLLDKDVKIYEEHKAAVVRGHFTYDDPFTGYRVMTRLRHFLRGSCCGNACRHCIYEHENVADIDKARRIYNSAFWVDISERPDLVKRNKDYAKSSLNMTDRRKEFGRGKEDELLEESCDPLLFKH